A window of Nicotiana tabacum cultivar K326 chromosome 24, ASM71507v2, whole genome shotgun sequence contains these coding sequences:
- the LOC142178018 gene encoding uncharacterized protein LOC142178018, with product MESLNSSDIVDPYPSYSSDDEYEKALEEIQREQEEKEWKALCQIAGAHKPCNGRYLPFFRDCIGALDGIHVKARLPQGQEIQYIGRKGYPTQNILVIVDFNMCFTFAWVGWEGAAHDSRIFGEAICRPELNFSRRIGNKYYLVDAGYSHMNGYMASYKRDNVRYHLAQFRRGATRQLREPRGQIEKFNYLHSSCRNIVERTFGVWKATWSILRDMSFYHIDTQRDIVLATMAIHNYIRKKCNMDDAFRTAENERYVPSVDPDVSTSLRANKNINAENMEEQSDLVWMGLRDLIANEIWEA from the exons ATGGAGAGTTTGAACTCTAGTGATATAGTAGATCCTTATCCAAGTTATTCGTCAGATGATGAATATGAAAAAGCATTGGAGGAAATACAGAGGGAGCAAGAGGAGAAGGAATGGAAGGCTTTATGTCAAATAGCAG GAGCTCACAAGCCATGTAATGGTCGATATCTCCCTTTCTTTAGA GATTGTATTGGAGCACTTGATGGCATACATGTTAAAGCAAGATTACCGCAAGGTCAAGAGATACAATATATTGGACGTAAAGGTTATCCGACTCAAAATATTCTTGTTATCGTAGATTTTAATATGTGTTTTACATTTGCATGGGTTGGGTGGGAAGGAGCAGCTCACGATAGTCGTATATTTGGTGAGGCCATTTGTAGACCAGAACTCAACTTTTCACGTCGAATTGGAAATAAGTATTATCTAGTTGATGCAGGATATTCGCATATGAATGGATATATGGCTTCATACAAACGAGATAATGTGAGATATCACCTAGCACAATTCCGTCGCGGTGCAACAAGACAATTGCGAGAACCAAGAGGGCAAATTGAAAAATTTAACTATTTGCATTCTTCTTGTAGAAATATTGTAGAGCGCACATTTGGGGTTTGGAAAGCAACATGGTCTATTTTGCGAGACATGTCTTTCTATCACATTGACACTCAAAGAGATATCGTACTTGCTACTATGGCTATTCATAACTATATTAGAAAGAAATGCAATATGGATGATGCATTCCGAACAGCTGAGAATGAGAGATATGTTCCATCTGTTGATCCTGATGTTAGTACATCTTTGAGagctaataaaaatataaatgcgGAAAATATGGAAGAGCAAAGTGATCTTGTTTGGATGGGTCTTCGCGATTTGATTGCCAATGAAATTTGGGAAGCTTGA